One window from the genome of Phalacrocorax aristotelis chromosome 20, bGulAri2.1, whole genome shotgun sequence encodes:
- the LOC142066904 gene encoding uncharacterized protein LOC142066904, whose amino-acid sequence MSGLVLPDRTHPSQAPRNIAGSRDLSLGCGVGDGQLSALPQAGSRLGPAAGCFSPHSVPPAPSPKGPEQLGTSPDSLAGVPGDQPVPRQCRGPGFLLPCVQPRLSSSILAGGNQTQVGAEGCVSQPGSSAQSSHALSNGATAVSGGSRGWSCEGRCSRGTHGGGFEGSLIAGRGGNQARAAPWPDVVRCGWVVVAFDAGLLLRAHPSSCESPPDESGKPIGSSTALPGAGGWSPVPPCTASHGGGLPTDLRGAAFMPRACTPCSKAWHLTPGEVTGTPGSRRDLPGMPPWRSKGAVAAPSKTSAEEAQGRKKLFKLLYDVDIRTTRYKLPMNKAGLGSAGFFTAGGGGLRNYPLAEGRSVLSSAPGHCQCLQP is encoded by the exons ATGTCGGGGCTCGTGCTCCCCGACAGGACGCACCCCTCGCAGGCACCCCGGAACATCGCGGGGAGCAGAGACCTGTCCCTGGGATGCGGTGTGGGCGATGGGCAGCTCTCGGCGCTGCCCCAGGCAG GGAGCCGGCTgggccctgctgcaggctgttTTTCTCCCCACTCGGTGCCGCCTGCTCCATCCCCCAAAGGCCCGGAGCAGCTGGGAACATCTCCGGACTCGCTGGCTGGTGTGCCGGGAGACCAACCGGTACCGCGGCAGTGTCGGGGTCCCggcttcctcctgccctgcgTTCAGCCTCGGCTTTCCTCATCCATCTTAGCAGGAGGGAATCAGACACAGGTAGGAGCCGAAGGGTGCGTTTCCCAGCCGGGAAGCAGCGCCCAGAGCAGCCACGCACTGAGCAATGGTGCCACCGCGGTgtctgggggcagcaggggatgGAGCTGTGAGGGGCGATGTTCTCGGGGGACCCATGGTGGTGGGTTTGAGGGCTCCTTAATTGCTGGCCGTGGGGGGAACCAGGCACGGGCAGCCCCTTGGCCTGACGTGGTGCGATGCGGCTGGGTCGTGGTGGCTTTTGATGCTGGGCTGTTGCTGCGGGCTCACCCCAGCTCCTGTGAATCCCCTCCAGATGAATCTGGGAAGCCCATCggctccagcacagccctgccaggagctgggggcTGGAGCCCTGTGCCCCCCTGCACCGCCAGCCATGGTGGGGGGCTCCCAACAGACCTGCGTGGTGCTGCCTTTATGCCACGTGCTTGCACACCCTGCAGCAAAGCCTGGCATCTCACCCCAGGAGAGGTGACAGGGACCCCCGGGAGCAGGAGGGACCTGCCAGGCATGCCACCGTGGAGAAGCAAAGGAGCTGTGGCTGCTCCCTCAAAGACCTCAGCAGAGGAAgcacaagggagaaaaaagctatttaagCTGTTGTATGATGTTGATATTAGAACAACCAGGTATAAACTGCCCATGAATAAagcagggctgggaagtgcAGGATTTTTCACTGCCGGGGGAGGTGGGCTCAGGAATTATCCCCTGGCTGAGGGACGGAGTGTCCTCAGCTCAGCCCCGGGGCACTGCCAGTGTCTCCAACCCTGA
- the CD164L2 gene encoding CD164 sialomucin-like 2 protein: MAPPCAGALRCALLCALLCAQGPAPTRAALAGECGKLRSCEACTAGTALHNTTGCVWVGCGTPEEPETGTCVQKGAAAWETCALYNTSTLCRVPLAALKSPTEEPPQSHSKEPATHSPRTTTTSAPLTGSPEFHPPGFDTASFIGGIVLVLSIQAVVFFIIKFIKSKDSTYQTLI; this comes from the exons ATGGCCCCGCCGTGCGCCGGGGCGCTGCGCTGCGCGCTGCTCTGCGCGCTACTGTGCGCGCAGGGACCCGCTCCCACCCGCGCAG CTTTGGCAGGAGAGTGCGGCAAGCTGAGGTCCTGCGAGGCATGCACGGCCGGCACTGCCTTACACAACACCACTGGCTGCGTCTGGGTGGGCTGCGGGACCCCCGAGGAGCCAG AGACAGGGACCTGCGTGCAGAAAGGGGCAGCAGCGTGGGAGACCTGTGCGCTCTACAACACCAGCACCCTGTGTCGAG TGCCTCTGGCAGCGCTGAAGTCCCCCACCGAAGAGCCGCCACAGTCCCATAGCAAGGAGCCGGCGACGCACTCCCCAA ggaccaccaccaccagtgccCCGTTGACAGGCAGCCCTGAATTTCACCCGCCTGGCTTTGACACGGCCAGCTTCATCGGCGGCATCGTGCTGGTGCTGAGCATCCAAGCCGTGGTCTTCTTCATCATCAAGTTCATCAAGTCGAAGGACAGCACCTACCAAACGCT GATCTGA
- the GPR3 gene encoding G-protein coupled receptor 3: protein MMEEGPPNSSEGQQGWFAARNSSSSSLDLESVVQPLVLNPWDVILCISGTIISCENAIVVVVIFYTPTFRAPMFLLIGSLATADLLAGLGLILHFAFVYFVPSEAVSLLTVGLLVTSFTASVSSLLTITIDRYLSLYNALTYYSEKTVTRTYIMLILTWGASICYGLLPIMGWNCLKDPSACSIVKPLTKNHLIILSVSFFMVFAVMLQLYVQICKIVCRHAHQIAVQRHFLASSHYVTTRKGIATLAVILGTFASCWLPFAVYCLLGDYSYPALYTYATLLPATYNSMINPVIYAFRNQEIQKVLWTVCCGCFSSTMPFRSRSPSDV, encoded by the coding sequence ATGATGGAGGAAGGGCCCCCCAACTCCAGCGAAGGCCAGCAAGGCTGGTTTGCGgccaggaacagcagcagcagctccttggACCTGGAGTCTGTGGTACAACCCCTTGTCTTGAACCCATGGGACGTCATCCTCTGCATCTCCGGGACCATTATCTCCTGTGAAAATGCCATTGTGGTGGTGGTCATCTTCTACACCCCGACTTTCCGGGCTCCTATGTTCCTCCTCATCGGCAGTTTGGCCACAGCCGACCTCCTGGCTGGTTTGGGGTTGATCCTGCATTTTGCCTTTGTCTACTTCGTCCCGTCGGAGGCGGTCAGCCTGCTCACGGTGGGGCTCCTGGTCACCTCCTTCACAGCCAGCGTCAGCAGCCTGCTGACCATCACCATCGACCGCTACCTGTCCCTCTACAACGCCCTGACCTACTACTCAGAGAAGACGGTCACCAGGACTTACATCATGTTGATCCTCACCTGGGGAGCCTCCATCTGCTACGGGCTCCTGCCCATCATGGGCTGGAACTGCCTGAAGGACCCCTCAGCCTGCAGCATCGTCAAGCCCCTGACAAAGAACCACCTCATCATCCTCTCCGTCTCCTTCTTCATGGTCTTTGCAGTGATGCTCCAGCTCTACGTGCAGATCTGTAAGATCGTCTGCCGGCACGCCCACCAGATCGCCGTCCAGAGACATTTCCTGGCCAGTTCCCACTACGTCACCACCCGAAAAGGCATCGCCACCTTGGCCGTCATCCTGGGCACCTTCGCGTCCTGCTGGCTGCCCTTCGCCGTTTACTGTCTCCTGGGGGATTACAGCTACCCGGCCCTCTACACCTACGCCACCCTCCTCCCCGCCACCTACAACTCCATGATCAACCCCGTCATTTACGCCTTCAGGAACCAGGAGATCCAGAAGGTGCTGTGGACCGTCTGCTGTGGGTGCTTCTCCTCCACCATGCCTTTCCGGTCCCGCTCCCCCAGTGACGTCTGA